In a genomic window of Erigeron canadensis isolate Cc75 chromosome 5, C_canadensis_v1, whole genome shotgun sequence:
- the LOC122601678 gene encoding uncharacterized protein LOC122601678: MSSSDEDSTSYIRRYTINLEILNTFVTFLEDEERETESSARLYHTEYLRKPKQEDVDRVTAKHVEMHGFPHAYFGPAGSNNDINILDESDLFDQLLEDRVPVVNFTANGGQFTKRYYLAVGIYPEWSTLLNYFKCPMDPKTTKFKRYQEAARKDVERAFEVLQGRWEILSHGARPLSINKIKHTMYACVILHNMVVDYNGRVISPLELDLIPPERLVRTWDERVGTQLRMMGELRDRATHNRLHVALVEHIWNLPEHHRQC, encoded by the exons atgtcaaGTTCCGACGAAGATTCAACATCATATATTCGTAGGTACACAATAAATTTAGAAATCTTGAACACATTTGTTACTTTTTTGGAAGATGAAGAAAGAGAAACCGAAAGTTCTGCACGG TTGTATCACACAGAGTACCTGAGAAAACCGAAACAAGAAGATGTTGATCGAGTGACCGCAAAACATGTGGAGATGCATGGTTTCCCG CATGCTTACTTTGGACCCGCcggttcgaacaacgacatcaacatACTCGATGAATCTGACTTGTTCGACCAGCTCCTTGAAGATAGAGTTCCTGTGGTCAACTTTACCGCTAATGGCGGGCAGTTTACAAAAAGGTATTATCTAGCCGTCGGTATTTATCCTGAATGGTCGACACTTTTGAACTACTTTAAGTGTCCCATGGACCCCAAGACCACAAAGTTCAAGCGCTATCAAGAAGCTGCAAGGAAAGACGTAGAGCGTGCATTTGAGGTTCTTCAAGGTCGTTGGGAAATCCTATCTCATGGAGCGCGTCCATTGAGcatcaacaaaattaaacataCGATGTACGCTTGTGTGATTTTGCACAACATGGTCGTTGATTATAACGGTCGTGTAATTAGTCCGCTCGAATTGGACTTAATTCCACCCGAGAGGCTAGTTCGTACTTGGGACGAACGAGTTGGAACACAGTTACGTATGATGGGGGAGTTACGTGATCGAGCGACTCACAACCGTCTTCATGTTGCTCTAGTCGAACACATTTGGAACTTGCCGGAACACCATCGTCAATGTtga